The Apium graveolens cultivar Ventura unplaced genomic scaffold, ASM990537v1 ctg8510, whole genome shotgun sequence genome has a window encoding:
- the LOC141705070 gene encoding uncharacterized protein LOC141705070 isoform X2 gives MGATTSSIAAKLAFFPPESSYKIDIDEQTGKLKLVGVPEGEKAEVSKLQTKKGHSITVVYVRNISAKLTVLYSHGNAADIGQMFKFLTELCDQLCVNVMGYDYAGYGQSTGEPSEHNTYADIEAAYGCLKEKYGARDEDIILYGQSIGSGPTMELATRVPALRAVILQSAILSGLRVIYRMKRTLWLDIYKNIDKVQYVHCPILIIHGTEDEVVDISHGRRLWELCKEKYEPLWLTGGNHCNLHVFPEFFRHLKKFKIAIERLPGENSGSERSLIKQPEIQLREKSRESVSCIDNYSSRPMVGNREILRHSVDSREKPRTSSDKSEKARKSADHYYGKPRISTDQSERGRNSIDRLGDMMRSVAFCNVDCLKQTITDD, from the exons ATGGGTGCTACAACATCATCCATTGCAGCCAAACTTGCATTCTTCCCTCCAGAATCATCGTACAAGATAGATATCGATGAACAGACTGGAAAACTTAAACTTGTTGGTGTGCCAGAGGGTGAGAAGGCTGAAGTGTCCAAGTTACAAACAAAGAAAGGTCACAGCATAACTGTGGTATATGTGAGGAATATATCAGCAAAACTCACAGTGCTTTACTCTCATGGCAATGCTGCTGATATAGGCCAGATGTTCAAATTCTTGACTGAATTATGTGATCAACTCTGCGTCAATGTCATGGG GTATGACTATGCTGGCTATGGGCAATCCACAGGAGAG CCAAGTGAGCACAACACATATGCTGACATAGAGGCTGCATATGGATGCCTCAAGGAGAAATATGGAGCAAGAGATGAGGATATCATATTGTATGGCCAATCAATTGGGAGTGGACCAACCATGGAATTAGCTACACGAGTGCCTGCATTAAGGGCTGTAATCCTTCAGAGTGCAATCTTATCTGGCCTTAGAGTAATATATCGGATGAAACGAACACTTTGGCTTGACATATATAAG AACATTGATAAAGTTCAATATGTTCATTGCCCTATTCTTATAATCCAT GGAACAGAAGATGAAGTTGTGGATATCTCTCATGGTAGGCGCCTTTGGGAGCTCTGTAAAGAAAAATATGAACCTTTGTGGCTTACAGGAGGAAATCATTGCAACTTACATGTTTTCCCAGAGTTCTTTAGGCATCTCAAGAAATTTAAAATAGCAATTGAGAGGTTGCCAGGTGAAAATAGTGGCTCAGAGAGGAGTTTGATTAAGCAACCAGAGATTCAGCTAAGAGAGAAGTCTAGGGAAAGCGTGAGCTGCATAGACAATTACTCTTCAAGGCCTATGGTCGGGAATAGAGAGATTTTAAGGCATAGTGTAGACAGCAGAGAAAAACCAAGAACTAGTTCAGATAAGAGTGAAAAAGCAAGAAAGAGCGCAGATCATTACTACGGGAAACCAAGGATCAGCACTGATCAATCAGAGAGAGGAAGGAACAGCATTGATCG ATTAGGCGACATGATGAGATCAGTAGCATTTTGCAATGTGGATTGTTTGAAGCAGACAATTACAGACGACTAA
- the LOC141705070 gene encoding uncharacterized protein LOC141705070 isoform X1 has product MGATTSSIAAKLAFFPPESSYKIDIDEQTGKLKLVGVPEGEKAEVSKLQTKKGHSITVVYVRNISAKLTVLYSHGNAADIGQMFKFLTELCDQLCVNVMGYDYAGYGQSTGEPSEHNTYADIEAAYGCLKEKYGARDEDIILYGQSIGSGPTMELATRVPALRAVILQSAILSGLRVIYRMKRTLWLDIYKNIDKVQYVHCPILIIHGTEDEVVDISHGRRLWELCKEKYEPLWLTGGNHCNLHVFPEFFRHLKKFKIAIERLPGENSGSERSLIKQPEIQLREKSRESVSCIDNYSSRPMVGNREILRHSVDSREKPRTSSDKSEKARKSADHYYGKPRISTDQSERGRNSIDRRHDEISSILQCGLFEADNYRRLINRHILFSFVPLCANFQQIVYIQSELYMQ; this is encoded by the exons ATGGGTGCTACAACATCATCCATTGCAGCCAAACTTGCATTCTTCCCTCCAGAATCATCGTACAAGATAGATATCGATGAACAGACTGGAAAACTTAAACTTGTTGGTGTGCCAGAGGGTGAGAAGGCTGAAGTGTCCAAGTTACAAACAAAGAAAGGTCACAGCATAACTGTGGTATATGTGAGGAATATATCAGCAAAACTCACAGTGCTTTACTCTCATGGCAATGCTGCTGATATAGGCCAGATGTTCAAATTCTTGACTGAATTATGTGATCAACTCTGCGTCAATGTCATGGG GTATGACTATGCTGGCTATGGGCAATCCACAGGAGAG CCAAGTGAGCACAACACATATGCTGACATAGAGGCTGCATATGGATGCCTCAAGGAGAAATATGGAGCAAGAGATGAGGATATCATATTGTATGGCCAATCAATTGGGAGTGGACCAACCATGGAATTAGCTACACGAGTGCCTGCATTAAGGGCTGTAATCCTTCAGAGTGCAATCTTATCTGGCCTTAGAGTAATATATCGGATGAAACGAACACTTTGGCTTGACATATATAAG AACATTGATAAAGTTCAATATGTTCATTGCCCTATTCTTATAATCCAT GGAACAGAAGATGAAGTTGTGGATATCTCTCATGGTAGGCGCCTTTGGGAGCTCTGTAAAGAAAAATATGAACCTTTGTGGCTTACAGGAGGAAATCATTGCAACTTACATGTTTTCCCAGAGTTCTTTAGGCATCTCAAGAAATTTAAAATAGCAATTGAGAGGTTGCCAGGTGAAAATAGTGGCTCAGAGAGGAGTTTGATTAAGCAACCAGAGATTCAGCTAAGAGAGAAGTCTAGGGAAAGCGTGAGCTGCATAGACAATTACTCTTCAAGGCCTATGGTCGGGAATAGAGAGATTTTAAGGCATAGTGTAGACAGCAGAGAAAAACCAAGAACTAGTTCAGATAAGAGTGAAAAAGCAAGAAAGAGCGCAGATCATTACTACGGGAAACCAAGGATCAGCACTGATCAATCAGAGAGAGGAAGGAACAGCATTGATCG GCGACATGATGAGATCAGTAGCATTTTGCAATGTGGATTGTTTGAAGCAGACAATTACAGACGACTAATAAATCGACATATACTGTTTTCTTTTGTTCCCCTTTGTGCAAATTTTCAGCAGATTGTTTATATACAGAGTGAACTTTACATGCAGTGA